A stretch of the Uranotaenia lowii strain MFRU-FL chromosome 3, ASM2978415v1, whole genome shotgun sequence genome encodes the following:
- the LOC129756583 gene encoding uncharacterized protein LOC129756583 isoform X2, producing MSGKRHCSFRTIVKCGARNRTHQNSARRAKSLLKVTDPDSAENGYSQAQATKARTTNPRHVPRSQTRPDQRQQHQVGRNEATRKVNSKRVAQSGPFLVPAYFAPHLGTCSCCCAPIGIGSNLFSFRHKTSSELFRNCTAHTAPSVFSTTY from the exons ATGAGCGGTAAACGTCACTGCAGTTTCCGCACAATAGTCAAGTGTGGTGCTCGAAACCGGACGCACCAGAACAGTGCTCGTCGGGCTAAAAGCCTTTTAAAGGTGACGGATCCGGATAGTGCGGAGAACGGATATTCTCAGGCTCAG GCCACAAAGGCACGGACAACAAATCCGAGGCACGTGCCAAGATCCCAAACAAGACCGGACCAGCGCCAGCAACATCAGGTCGGAAGAAACGAAGCCACGAGGAAAGTCAACTCGAAAAGGGTCGCCCAAAGC GGCCCTTTTTTGGTTCCGGCATATTTTGCTCCACATCTCGGCACGTGTTCATGTTGCTGCGCACCCATTGGTATCGGCTCCAACCTTTTTTCTTTCCGGCACAAAACGAGCTCCGAACTCTTCCGAAACTGCACGGCACACACAGCGCCATCTGTGTTTTCAACCACATACTAg
- the LOC129758677 gene encoding DNA polymerase zeta subunit 2: protein MDGDIIIVLLEIYINAILQARELYPAAVFRKRKAFNIPVWIAIFNPLNEYLKRTLCAAVELKRAKKLTKVELLIYQEESGPLENYVFELEDLELPLATDEHMFELEDHVRKSLLNFGNQLKGLKRLSSAATFKLLLHTTEAAHVRLAANPKLQDHPFVRDASGAGFETNKRQLLPLVYTPTVGLNMYVQEFL from the exons ATGG ATGGTGATATAATCATTGTGCTGCTGGAAATCTACATCAACGCGATACTCCAAGCGCGCGAACTCTACCCAGCCGCAGTATTTCGGAAGCGAAAAGCCTTCAACATTCCAGTATGGATTGCGATTTTTAACCCTCTGAACGAATATTTAAAACGGACCCTGTGTGCAGCTGTTGAGCTCAAACGAGCCAAAAAACTTACGAAAGTCGAACTGCTGATCTACCAGGAGGAAAGCGGTCCGTTGGAAAATTACGTTTTCGAGCTGGAGGACCTTGAACTTCCGCTGGCAACCGACGAGCACATGTTCGAACTGGAAGATCACGTTCGGAAGTCCCTTTTGAATTTCGGCAACCAGCTTAAGGGACTGAAAAGGCTGTCATCCGCTGCGACATTCAAGCTTTTACTTCATACCACTGAAGCGGCGCACGTCAGGCTTGCAGCTAATCCGAAGCTTCAGGATCACCCCTTCGTGCGGGATGCAAGTGGAGCGGGATTTGAGACTAACAAAAGGCAGCTTCTGCCGTTGGTTTATACTCCTACGGTTGGATTGAACATGTATGTTCAAGAATTTTTGTAA
- the LOC129756583 gene encoding uncharacterized protein LOC129756583 isoform X1 codes for MSGKRHCSFRTIVKCGARNRTHQNSARRAKSLLKVTDPDSAENGYSQAQATKARTTNPRHVPRSQTRPDQRQQHQVGRNEATRKVNSKRVAQSVSFYENQGGKIPNEIFLQGPFLVPAYFAPHLGTCSCCCAPIGIGSNLFSFRHKTSSELFRNCTAHTAPSVFSTTY; via the exons ATGAGCGGTAAACGTCACTGCAGTTTCCGCACAATAGTCAAGTGTGGTGCTCGAAACCGGACGCACCAGAACAGTGCTCGTCGGGCTAAAAGCCTTTTAAAGGTGACGGATCCGGATAGTGCGGAGAACGGATATTCTCAGGCTCAG GCCACAAAGGCACGGACAACAAATCCGAGGCACGTGCCAAGATCCCAAACAAGACCGGACCAGCGCCAGCAACATCAGGTCGGAAGAAACGAAGCCACGAGGAAAGTCAACTCGAAAAGGGTCGCCCAAAGCGTGAGTTTCTATGAAAATCAAGGTGGCAAAATACCTAACGAGATTTTTCTTCAGGGCCCTTTTTTGGTTCCGGCATATTTTGCTCCACATCTCGGCACGTGTTCATGTTGCTGCGCACCCATTGGTATCGGCTCCAACCTTTTTTCTTTCCGGCACAAAACGAGCTCCGAACTCTTCCGAAACTGCACGGCACACACAGCGCCATCTGTGTTTTCAACCACATACTAg
- the LOC129758675 gene encoding uncharacterized protein LOC129758675, whose amino-acid sequence MRNRSSTNESEEHSHKWIFNFARKICPDSTPVQKIIRSVPPNRCDLDCGFSMVEFSLALLSCNNTAPGIDKIKFNLLKNLPDAAKFRLLNLFNQFLEHNIVPEDWRQVRVIAIRKPGKPASDFNSYRPIAMLSCIRKLMEKMILFRLDKWVETNGLLSDTQFGFRRGKGTNDCLALLSSEIQMAYAKREQMASVFLDIKGAFDAVSIEVLSDKLHSRGLPPLLNNILYSLFCEKHLNFAHGDIAVRRSSYMGLPQGSCLSPLLYNFYVSDIDSCLSEGCTLRQLADDGVVSVTGSTESHLHRPLQDTLDRLSTWALGLGIEFSPQKTEMVVFSKKRRPAQPKLQLLGRTIIQSRCFKYLGVWFDSKCTWRAQIEYLKGKCQQRINFLRSITGTWWGAHPEDLLKLYRTTILSVMEYGSFCFQSAAKTHLIKLQRIQYRCLRIALGCMPSTHNMSLEVLAGILPLKDRFNLLSLRFLIRCEVLNPLVIVNFERLLEQNFQTRFMSIYHVFMSMQVNPSSYSPTRVYIPDYDNSSVQFDLSIQQEIRGIPDSHRPLLIPRIFDAKYRHVDADKMYFTDGSLIEESTGFGVFNEMFSASYNLQSPCSVYIAELAAIFWALDTIASRPAGHYYIVTDSLSSVEAIRSIRPGKHSPYFLEKIRDILSALTRRRFSITFVWVPSHCSIVGNEKADSLAKVGAKEGDTYQREIVFNEFFFLVRRNSLVNWQRKWDEDELGRWLHSIIPKVSLKPWFNRLNLSRDFICIFSRLMSNHYSLDAVLYRFDIAGSNLCSCGQGYHDIEHIVWSCEVHLVARTNLLDFLRARGKPPNVPVRDVLAVLDLDYMFEIYLFLKAIDLRL is encoded by the coding sequence atgcgtaatcgttcttccacgaacgaaagtgaagaacattcgcataaatggataTTCAATTTCGCTCGGAAAATttgtccagattccacacctgtgcaaaaaatcataagaagTGTGCCACCGAATAGATGCGATCTAGATTGCGGCTTTTCGATGgtagaattctcacttgctctcctttCTTGTAACAAcacagctccgggaattgataaaataaaattcaacttgttgaaaaaccttccggatgccgccaaatttcgcttgttgaatttatttaatcaattcttggagcataacattgttcccgaagattggagacaagtgagagttattgctatCCGAAAACCTGGGAAACCTGCGTCCGATTTTAATtcataccgtccaatagcgatgttgtcttgcattcggaaattgatggagaaaatgattttgtttcgtttggataaatgggtagaaacaaatggcctcctttcagatactcaatttggatTTCGAAGGGGCAAgggaacaaacgattgtcttgctttgctgtcttcagagatacaaatggcgtacgcaaaacgtgagcaaatggcttcagtgtttctagacataaagggagcttttgatgcagtctcaatagaggtgttgtcagacaagttgcactcccgaggtctgcctcctctattgaacaacatcttatacagcttgttttgtgagaaacatctgaatttTGCTCACGgtgatattgcagttagaagatcctcttacatgggcctcccgcagggttcatgtttgagtccccttttgtacaacttttacgtaagtgacatcgacagttgtctctctgaaggctgcactctaagacaacttgcagatgacggcgtggtatctgtaacaggatctactgagtctcatctgcacagacctttacaagatactttagacagattgtcaacctgggctttggggcttgggattgagttttctccacagaaaacggagatggttgttttctctaagaaacgtagacctgctcagcctaagcttcaactcctaggcaggaCGATCattcaatcgaggtgttttaagtatcttggggtttggtttgattccaagtgcacctggagagcccaaattgagtatctgaaaggaaaatgccaacaaagaatcaattttctccgatcaatcactggcacctggtggggagctcacccagaagatcttttaaaattgtatcgaacaactattctctcagtgatggaatatggtagcttctgtttccagtcggctgccaaaactcatCTCATAAAACTccagcgtatccaataccgttgtcttcgcatagctttgggttgtatgccctcaacgcacaacatgagtcttgaagttttggcaggaatactcccactaaaagatcgatttaatttattatcactccgattcctcatcaggtgtgaggtcttgaacccattggtgattgtaaatttcgaaagactacttgagcaaaattttcaaaccagatttatgtctatataccatgtcttcatgtccatgcaggtaaatccttcttcgtattctccaactcgtgtttacatcccagactacgacaactcttctgtccagtttgatttgtctattcagcaagaaattcgtggaatacCGGACTCCCACCGCCCACTTCTGATTCCcagaattttcgatgctaaatatagacacgtcgacgctgataaaatgtactttaccgatggttcacttatagaggaatcaacaggatttggagtgtttaACGAAATGTTCAGCGCATCTTAtaatctccagtcaccatgctctgtgtatatagcagagttagcagcaattTTTTGGGCTTTGGACACCATCGCTTCACGGCCTGCGGGACACTACTATATCGTAacagatagtctcagctctgttgaagcaatccgctcaataagaccgggaaagcactcaccatacttccttgagaagatacgggatattttgagtgctttaacaagacgtcgcttttccatcacctttgtttgggttccctctcattgctcgatagtgggtaatgagaaggcagactctctggcaaaggtgggggcgaaggaaggcgacacgtatcagcgtgagATTGTCTTCAACgagtttttctttttagttaGGAGAaattctcttgtcaactggcagcgcaaatgggacgaggatgaattgggtcggtggcttcactcgattatcccaaaggtaagccttaaaccctggtttaatagattgaacttgagtcgggattttatttgtatattttcccgtctcatgtccaatcattattccttagacgcggtactctatcgttttgacattgctggcagcaatttgtgtagttgcggccaaggttaccatgacatcgagcatattgtctggtcgtgtgaggtccatcttgtcgccagaacgaatttattagacttccttcgggcccgaggaaaaccacctaacgttccagtgagagacgtgctagctgtgctagacttggactacatgttcgaaatttacctttttctaaaagctatcgatctccgtctataa